The DNA segment atttgCTTTTCTTATTTCCTGTGCTTTTTTCATTTAATGAAGATGCGTAAAGCTAGTTTATTgtatattattatgattattcAATCTTCTTTCATATTCGATTCGATTTAAcataaaatatgttatttgataTGCAAAAAGGAAAACGAGTTCCTTGATGGGCACCCGAAACCTTGGACCTtgggtttgatcagtttattatGAGATGTtaacataaatttatatttgtgaGATTGATCGTTCCTTCAATAAAAaaagaatattttttaatgagTTATATAAGATATTtgtttcacaaaattgatcTGTAAGACCATTTCATAGGAGCTTTTGGATCGAACATAAGAAGTCAgattttagttaatttttttaagaaaaaaaaaatattttgatttgttaaatatgttatttgattatttttaaaaatttagttcaacTAAGAACTGTACCTAATGTATAGTCGTCCCCAACTATAATTGTTGTGCGAATTAATACTTTGGCCTACAAGAAGATAAGTTATCAGTAAACATTCAAAGTATCTCTGCATTAACTTTAAACAACACATAGCATATGTTTGCGGATCCACGAGTCTGTCGAATGAAAGAGTTTATCCAAAACCATCAAGGCATGTTAAATAAAGACGATCTCTAAAAACACCGGTGATTACTTTATCCGCGACAAGTGTTCTTGAGACGAATATGGCAACATGTTTCGTACTGAATTCAACTAGGCAAACAAGGTCATAAATCCAAATAAACACTTCCACAGAGGCATGCTTCAATTTGGTATGACGAATAAGCGGAAAGCTGTGCTAACCTATTCTTCTAACACCGTCCCGGATCATGTAACAAACTGTTTTTGGAACGAAAAACTGAAACAACTTCTGGTTCTTCTTCGGGTCCCAAGACTGGAACCAAATGCAACTGATTAACGGTGTTTTCACCTAAGCTGCAGGTTCTATATTACGATTAAATGTTAATCCATTCCGCAGTTAGATTCAAATCCAAATCttcttgttttgttgtatgAATCATTTCAGTGTTAGGCCATAAAACCAGGTAACATCTCATAAAGAGAGGGCCAAGTAAAGCTCATACTTTCTCAACAGCAGTGTGAGCAGGAATGGCATGAAAAAGAAGAGCAGCGTTTACTGGATGATGCCTTCACCGGGATTGGATACGCCATTCTAGAACCAGCTAAACTGCATTGAGATACAAATATTTCAGCATGCCTATATATAAAGCAACAACAGAAATGTAATAGTTAAAGTTGCGTGTTTGAGTAGCCAAACACCCCAGATATTGACCGTAGCATACGTGTAAGAAGAATCAAGACTGGATGTTTTCGGTTTACTTTTCCAACAGCAGCAGCACAACCAACTGCAATCAAGACAGTGGCATTTACAGCTAGGCCAAGAAGGGCAGCTTGGCCATGATGAACACCAACAGCAGCTTGAAAAAGTTGGAAATTGACAAGTTGAACAAGAGGGACACTTGCAAATGCAGCTTGGCCAGTGGCAACTTGAGCATTTTAAACAACTATTGGAGCAGCTCGGGCAGCCAAGCGACGTACAGGAGCAACACGACCACCATTTGCAAGAGAAATCTGACCATTTACAGCTACAACTAGGCCAGTTACAGGAGCAGAAGAGCCGTCTACAGTGGGAACAATGACACAAGGAACATGCAGACTTCTTTCTGAAACACACAAAAGGGTATTCTCACAATCATGCAAAATTAGCAATTCAAAATACAAATGATTAATGCGTAACTTGAACAAATAAGTAGTTTAATTGAGTTAGCACGAAAATAACACTAACTTGGGAAAAGCAATTGACTGGACAATCGCTTCATTTCTATCGGTGAATCGGTTGGCGCTGACAGAATCCTTGGGTTCTCCAAGATTTATGCCACCTTCATTGATCTGAGCCTTGGAAATCACTGGTACTGGTGTATCAATAGTTCCATCAGCTCTAGGCTTCCAATTCTGACTCAAATCCTTTTCCATGTCCCCATTTTTGTCAGGTTGCACTTCCTTACAAGCCGAAGAATTTAGCTCGGACCCACTTAATTCACTGGTTCTTTTCGGATCACTAGATTTAAAAGATTCTTTAGATTGATATAATTCTTCAGACATGCAAAGTTCTCCAGATTGGTATATTTGCTTCGAGTTAAAAGGTTCTTCAGATTTGACTAGTTCTCCAGATTTGTACAAGTCCTTGCCCATCATTGAAGCATGGCCCCTGAAACTATGGTTCCCAATATGAATGCTGAACAATGATTCATTTGAAGCAACACTCCACTCCATTGGCGATAAGGGTTTAGAGAAAATGGAAGACGGAATTCTGCCAGGATCAAAATTTCCAGGCCTTTCCATCACTTGGATGAAAGGAGATTGAGTCGGTGATATTTTTGGCAATAAAGATTCATGGGTAATGTCTGAGAATCGTGGAGTGGATCCTGGAGAGCCGATGATAGATTCTTCTAGCCTGTACAAGACCTCATTTGAAACATCAACACTGTCATTTTTATACAACTGTTTGATACCCCCGTTAGGCTTGGGAATGCCAAGGGTATGAGGAATAACATGGAAGAAATCACCGGATGAGGAGTTCGACGAGGTTGAGGACCTTCTGGAAGAATCTAAACTTTGGACCAAGCCATTCCCAATTTCTATTTCTTCTATATTAATCTCCGACTCTGGTAGCCTGTCACTTCCATGATCCGAATCAACGAGTGAAATCAGAGGTGCCCATGAATCACGTTTTTTATGAGAAGAGTTAGTGTTTGCCTTTAAATCACTTTTGTTTTCACGTCCATGTTCCATCCCTGAAATGAAGGTGTAAACATCTTCAAAGCATATAAATTCTTTATCATCATAATACAGGTAATCTGTCCGATGACAATTAACATTGAGAAAAATATTCAGAAACAATGTCAAGATCAAGAAGTCATGGAACTACAGAAAAGTTCCATGAATTTCAACAACTAAGCATGGACGATGGAAATTCATGTCCTATTACATAGATCTTGTAATTGATTGAGTAAGCAAATGATCAATCGGAAGTCACATGCACCGGCTCCAAAACTGTGTCCAAAATAAATCACGAAACTTCCCCGGAAACAGAGGAAAGACGATACTGCAAGCTAACTTTTTATAGATTTTAAGTTGTTTAAGCGATGTCTAATTCTTGCATTATAATTTGCAACATATGAGAAAGTAGtctgaattttcataaaaatgaaGTATATATAAATAACTTCTTACCGAACTAGATAAATTTCTTCAAAATTGTCAATCCTACTCTTAATACTCTAGGGtcctgtatatatatatgaaaaaaaaaaaaccaaaaccaaCGAACATGGcgagttttttttattgattatcacaACACGTAATTTACTTTCTTCATGAAATCATCCATAAGTCATTTCACTCAATCTACCATTCCCTATAATAAAAATACCATTGCAATCTTCCTAACATTAATAGAAACACAATGTGATAGCAAAAAAGACGATAATCACAACAAGTGAGCAACTAAATTGACATTAGTATAGAGAAAGTAACCACACCTTTGCTCAAAAGATTTCCAAGTCAATATAGCTAACTCGCATCCCAACATCGGGCTTCTGAACGGAGAATTATCGGCCGTCACCAATctcaaaatctgaaaatgaaaaaaacatAAGCCATCATCAACAAATATCGACCCATATTTCTCAACGAAATGGAACAACCTCTTCCAAATGAagcaaaaacatgattaaaaccCGTGACTAATAGAAAAAGATTAGGTCCAAATAATTGACAAAAGCGACACAACCTCAATCTGATGATTCATAAGCCGCAAAATGTCGAGTCGCTCCTCTGTTTCTCAATCGTTGCCACATACCCTTTaaatacaaatataaatctagCCTTTTATTCTTGGTGAAAGAAGAAATGGAGTTCTGAAAATTCCTCAAAGATGGCAACAAAGGGGAAATGGAATAGGGTTTTGGGGGAGAGGAATTTGGGATGGGTCCGTAGAATAATAATGAAAGGAGATACGGATTTTTCGGGTGCAAATTCAAGAAATGATATGAACAACTGACTTCAGGGTCCCTTTGACGCCATCATTTTCAACTaccaactatatatatatatatatatatttacacacacacacatactgACTTCAAGGTCCCTTTGACTCCATCATTTTCAACtaactatatatatgtatgtgatGCAGTGgaagattgattattttatgtttatcttatttttacatatattgttttaaatatattatgttgACTTTATCATGGTTTTGATTGGTCCTTTTTGGTTTCAAAATTACTAGGTTATTAGCGTTAACTTTATTATTTAAGAGAccacttttttttattatttatttttggattgaattttaaatatttaataaaataaagctGATTCTGCACTTTGCAATTGGAATCTTCTCGTTTACAGCTCTTGGGTTTACATCAGTTGATATCAGAGACAACGATCCTTTTTTTTCTTCCTTTCAAGCATGCCTCCTCGTCGTCATCCTGTTCAGGAGCCGGATCTACTCGCCACCCTTGTGGCGAAAGTCGCTCTCTTACGCCAACAACTTGATGAGCTGCGCATCCAAAGGGATCGTCGGACGCCGCCGCCTCTTCTTGCCCTAATTCTTGAACGTCGCGGCCTTTTGACAGATGGATCTCCTGCTGATCCTCAATGTGACGATCTCATTCTTGAATTGGCTCGTGATGATACAGAGGAGATCGTGGAAAGTGACACAGGGCAATCTTTACTCCTGCATCGCAGTTGCTTCTCGCCTCCATCTCCTATTGATTTCACTCGACTTGCACTATAGGTGGACGAATTTGTCATTGATCATTAATGATTCAGGTAGCTACGAGAACGTTGTTTCTTCTACTACGatctccaaattaaatattcctaTGGAACTCCACCCTAAACCGTATAAGCTAGCATGCCTCAATCAGGGGTCTGATATTGATGTTACCCATCGGGGTCTTATTTCTTTTTTCTATTGGTCACATATATGCCGACGACATTTGGTGTGATGTCATCCCTATGGATGCATGCCACATTCTAATTGGACGACCTTGGTAAATTTGATCACCACGATGGACGTTTAAACActtatacattttattttaatagGGTTAAAATTGTGTTGATTTCGTCCCGTGATCGTGAGGTTGTTGAACTAGCTCCCTCTGGGTTGGCCGACAATGATAGGAGTCTTTCTTTCTTATCCAAATCCTTGTTCCAATATGCTATGTCTGACGCGGATATTGTTTTTGCCCTCCTTATCAAACCTAAAGTCGTGTCAGGTGACTGCCCACTGGCCTCCCTACCTTAAATAACATTCAACATCATATCGATCTTGTTCCTGGGGCTAGCTTGCCCAACTGTCCACATTACCGTATGAGCCCGGCTGAACATGAAGAACTTTGTCGTCAAGTGAAAGAGTATCCAAGGGCTACTTGCGGGAGAGTTTGAGACCTTGTGATGTGCCGGCTTTGTTGGTGCCGAATAAAAACGGCACATGACGGACGTGTATCGACTGTCATGCTATCAATAAGATTTTCTGTCAGGTACCATTTTCCAATTCCTCGTTTTGGATGATAAACTCGATCAGATTTATGGCGCCACTATTTTTACTAAACTTGATCTTAAGGGCGGTTACCATCAAATCTGTATTCGCCCTGGTGACAAATGGAAAACGACTTTTAAGATGTGAGATGGCCTTTTTGAATGGTTGGTGATGTCGTTTGGACTTTCAAATGTCCTAAACACTTTTTATGTATATCATGAATCAGACCCTCCGCCCctttattggaaaatttgtggtGGTTTATTTTGACGATATCTTGATTTTTAGTGTTTCTGTTGAGGACCACTTCTCCCATCTTCCACTTATTTCGAAAATCCTGCGcaaggaaattttttttggaGCGCTTGGCAAGTTCTATTTTATGTCTACATTGGTGCTTTTTCTGGGATATATCATCTATGGAATAGGGCTTGCGGTTGACTGCTCTAAAGTTCCTGTCATTCGTAATTGGCCTGCCCCCACTTGCATCTCTGAGGCCCAAAGTTTCCATGGGTTAGCATCATTCTATCGGCGTTTGATTCCTCATTTTAGCACTATCATGGTCCCCATTACTGACTGCTTGAGATGTGGCCAATTCGCTTGGACTGCCGACGTCGCTTCTGTTTTTCTTAACATCAAGAATCGACAACCCCTGTTTTTGTCCTTCCGGATTTTTCTCAGGTGTTTGAATTACATTGTGACGACTGACGCCTCCAAGATAGACATTGGTGGAGTCTTGATCCAATAGGGCCGTCCGATCGCATATTTTAGTGAAAAGTTAGAGGGCTCGCGTGCTCGCTATAGCACTTATGATCTTGAATTATATGAGATTATTCAATCTATTCGTCATAGGCAGCATTACCTTTTCCACGAAGAATTTATTCTCTTTACCGATCACAACACCTTGAAGCACCTTGGTACTCAGTATAAAGTTTTGGCTCGTCATGCATCATGGATTGCGTATCTTCAGCAATTCTCTTTTGTTATTAAGCATAAGTCTGGTGCTCTGAATCGGGTTGTTGATGCCCTTAGTCGTTGTCACTCTCTGTTGTCGGATTTACATATCACAGTTCTTGGGTTTGACTCTCTTCCGGTAGCTTATGCGAGTGATAACTTCTTCTCCAAAATCATGCCTTCTGTTCTTATGGTATTAACACTCAGTTCGCTCTTCATGATGGATTCATTTTTCAGGGCTCTCACTTATGCATCCCATAGGGCAGCCTTTATTTCCAGTTGCTGCTTGATCTTCATGGCGAGGGACATGTGAGAACGGAGAGAACATTCCTGTAACGCCCCAGATTCGATGGGATGTTGGTCGCTATGTGGCTCGCTTTCGTACGTGCCAGGTTTTGAAAGGAGTTGCCTCGAATGCCGGGTTGTACATGCCTCTGCCGATTCCTTCGCAACCTTGGACCAATATTAGTATGGATTTTGTTCTTGGTCTTCCTCGTACGCAACACCGGAATGACTCGATCTTCGTCGCTTTTCAAAAATAGCTCATTTTATACCTTGTCGGAAGTCGATAAACGTTGTTCATGCGGCCAAACTATGCTTCTGTGAAATATATCACTACATGGGTTACCTGTTTCTATTGTTTCGGATCGCGACACCCATTTTGTTAGCCACGTTTGGTGAAGTCTTTGACGAATGGTACAAACAAGTCTGGATTTTAGCTCTACATACCACCCGCAGATGGATGGCCAAACGGAGGTGGTGAATCACTCTCTGGGAAATCTTATGCGCTGTCTTGTGGGTGATAATGTGAAATCATGGGATACAAAACTTGAGCAGGCCGAGTTTGCTCATAACCATGATGTCAATCGGATTACCGGCTTTAGTCCATTTCGCGTGGTGTATGGGTTCTTGCCTCGTTGCCCAGTGGATCTCGCACCTATTCCGGACAAGCTATGCCTGAGTCGTGATGCTGAGACCTTGATTGATGATTTGCGTCTCATTCACAAGAAAACTTACGATAATCTTCTTGCTTCTACTACGAAGTATAAGTCTGCGGCTGATCGAAAACGTCGCCACGTGGTCTTTGTCATGGGTGACTTGGTGTGGGCTGTTTTGACTAAAATGGTACACTGCGCATGCCTACAATAAACTTGTAGCTCGTAAGATTGGACAGCTTGAGATTATCGGCAAGGTGAATGATATCGCCTCCGGCTTCCTCCAGGCTACCGTATGTTGGACGTGTTTAATGTCAAGCACCTGGTTCCTTATCTTGGCGAGCTCACGGACATTCTCGATTTGTGGACAAATCCTTTGACCTCCGAAGAGAATGATGCAGTGgaatattgattattttatgtttatctTATCTTTACGTATcttgttttaaatatattatattgacTTTATCATGGTTTTGATTGGTTACTTTTTGTTTCAAATTACTAGGTTAGCgttaagtttattatttaagAGACCAATTTGTTATTTTTGGGattgaattttttaatatttaaaaattaaaactgTTTCTGTGCTTTACAATTGGGCTGTGTTTGGTACCATTGATTACATAAGGATTAGCTTATTATCAAACGTTTGGTAGCATTTTCCACTTTATTCGCTTATACGAAGGGCCcgtttgaaacgaccctaactcaactttaaataataattaaataaaatactgatttttcaaaatattaaaatttttattaaaatttcgaCATGACCTCTCTGTTTATATTACAACTCACCTGTCTCATACAgcaaccaaaataaaaataaaagaaatagacGACTGACGACACCAGAAACTAGGCCGAGACAAGAACGAGGCCCAAGAGAGAGGTTCAACATATCAAATATCCACAATATTAGAAATCTAATATTTACATGCTCATAAACAATGCTATCGAAACAATACATATGCATTTGACAACTGAGCAAAATAAATGATCCATAACATAGACATTCTAATAACTATGCGGAAgacgagcataggtcggagggatgtgtcgtgcctgcatcgcagtccactcgataatCTTGCCTCTTGAGCTCAATGAAACACACcccacctgaaaacaataagtgtagtgagtctaaaagactcagcaagaatatgagggataacgagtactaaatATGTACAAGCACACACAGAATTTAAAATAGTGCCTAACAAAATAATCGTTAGTGCCCCTGaactttaaaaataatgaaCATGTATAAAGAATAAATGCATGAATATGACATGTTCAATCATAAGTCAAATAACTCAATGAATAACATAAAATGTACTGAACATGGTCATATGAATTTGAGTGAACTCCGATccatgaattgtgactctgtgatttcgatcatgatcatggctatagtgcacaatgtcgcaaggaggtcgagatgaaaCCCAACTCGTACTTGCCCTATTGGTagggagaccagaatagctccggccacacacgaacacatgctaaggtaaggaaacccataatgaattggtaagggaggccaaaacgtcttttagccccacacgaacacatgaatatgtagtcacaaccatctcactttgttcaaaaatatatCTTTTCCTTTATTGAATTTAAGACTTAGCATGCACATGTTGATGTAAAGTTTATGAAAATAATGACTCAATGATCATGCAAAGGACTCGATGGTGAATGACTGGAATGGTGATTTAGGGAAGTACCAGGGGTGGGGTTCTAAACCATGATTAAAACACTTAGGTAAATGGAGTGGTACGCCCTAAAATCTTATAACTCACTCAATACTTGCCCGAAAGGAATTTCGCTTGAAACGACATAATCCTAACTTCTCGAGTTACTTCCAGTCCCGAAACCTTTCCCAAATTCTGACCCTAACACTGGTTATAATTCTCAAACCCGGACAGCAAGCTATTTGCCTAGAATTCTGCTCTTCCTACGACTCAAGGCCTAAAGTTTAGGGAAAACTCAACCAATCCGAATTCCGCTCGATACATCAATTTCCCTAGCGTTATAGGGTATCCACCAGCCCCGAGCCTTCACCGAATACAGCCCCTTACCCTGCTGTGAACTCGCAAGAGAGCTGGACAGCAGCATGGCCTACAAATATCCTGCTCAACACCCTTCCTCAAACCAACCCAAACCTACCAAACTGTCCTCCGATCCTCAAGCCACTGTCCTAGCGTCAATGCCAACCCCTAGGCTCATCCAAAACCCCTAAACAATCGTCATAACCCCTCACCAAATGCTCACACCCGGCAGCCCAAAACAACTCCCCAGGTTGCTGCCAAACTCGGTCAGCCACCCTCCAAATCCTTAAATCACCTCCGACTCAATC comes from the Henckelia pumila isolate YLH828 chromosome 1, ASM3356847v2, whole genome shotgun sequence genome and includes:
- the LOC140875045 gene encoding uncharacterized protein isoform X1, which produces MEHGRENKSDLKANTNSSHKKRDSWAPLISLVDSDHGSDRLPESEINIEEIEIGNGLVQSLDSSRRSSTSSNSSSGDFFHVIPHTLGIPKPNGGIKQLYKNDSVDVSNEVLYRLEESIIGSPGSTPRFSDITHESLLPKISPTQSPFIQVMERPGNFDPGRIPSSIFSKPLSPMEWSVASNESLFSIHIGNHSFRGHASMMGKDLYKSGELVKSEEPFNSKQIYQSGELCMSEELYQSKESFKSSDPKRTSELSGSELNSSACKEVQPDKNGDMEKDLSQNWKPRADGTIDTPVPVISKAQINEGGINLGEPKDSVSANRFTDRNEAIVQSIAFPKKKSACSLCHCSHCRRLFCSCNWPSCSCKWSDFSCKWWSCCSCTSLGCPSCSNSCLKCSSCHWPSCICKCPSCSTCQFPTFSSCCWCSSWPSCPSWPSCKCHCLDCSWLCCCCWKSKPKTSSLDSSYTLAGSRMAYPIPVKASSSKRCSSFSCHSCSHCC
- the LOC140875045 gene encoding uncharacterized protein isoform X2: MEHGRENKSDLKANTNSSHKKRDSWAPLISLVDSDHGSDRLPESEINIEEIEIGNGLVQSLDSSRRSSTSSNSSSGDFFHVIPHTLGIPKPNGGIKQLYKNDSVDVSNEVLYRLEESIIGSPGSTPRFSDITHESLLPKISPTQSPFIQVMERPGNFDPGRIPSSIFSKPLSPMEWSVASNESLFSIHIGNHSFRGHASMMGKDLYKSGELVKSEEPFNSKQIYQSGELCMSEELYQSKESFKSSDPKRTSELSGSELNSSACKEVQPDKNGDMEKDLSQNWKPRADGTIDTPVPVISKAQINEGGINLGEPKDSVSANRFTDRNEAIVQSIAFPKKKSACSLCHCSHCRRLFCSCNWPSCSCKWSDFSCKWWSCCSCTSLGCPSCSNSCLKCSSCHWPSCICKCPSCSTCQFPTFSSCCWCSSWPSCPSWPSCKCHCLDCSWLCCCCWKSKPKTSSLDSSYTYATFSWF
- the LOC140875045 gene encoding uncharacterized protein isoform X3; the encoded protein is MEHGRENKSDLKANTNSSHKKRDSWAPLISLVDSDHGSDRLPESEINIEEIEIGNGLVQSLDSSRRSSTSSNSSSGDFFHVIPHTLGIPKPNGGIKQLYKNDSVDVSNEVLYRLEESIIGSPGSTPRFSDITHESLLPKISPTQSPFIQVMERPGNFDPGRIPSSIFSKPLSPMEWSVASNESLFSIHIGNHSFRGHASMMGKDLYKSGELVKSEEPFNSKQIYQSGELCMSEELYQSKESFKSSDPKRTSELSGSELNSSACKEVQPDKNGDMEKDLSQNWKPRADGTIDTPVPVISKAQINEGGINLGEPKDSVSANRFTDRNEAIVQSIAFPKKKSACSLCHCSHCRRLFCSCNWPSCSCKWSDFSCKWWSCCSCTSLGCPSCSNSCLKCSSCHWPSCICKCPSCSTCQFPTFSSCCWCSSWPSCPSWPSCKCHCLDCSWLCCCCWKI